TTTGCATGCTCTAAGAAAAAGGGTGCGGAGGTGTCTACGATCGTTAAAAATTTTTGAGACATGGATTTATTCTGAATTACGATTGTATCTAAAGGATTCCACGAAGGCGGCAACTAGGATCAAAGTCCCTCCCAGGAATTCTTCCTTTCTTGGAAATTCCCCCAGAACCAACCAAGCAAGAACCGCGGAATAAACCGGTTGTATTGTCGAAAGTAAACCTACAGTCTTTACTTTCATTTTAAATACCGCCTTAATGTACATCGTATGTCCGATCGCCGTGAAAAAGGTTCCTAATAAAAATACCAAGGCCCAATCTTGTCCGCTTTTGAAGGTATCTTCCAGAAAGAGAATCGGGGAAAGTATTACGCAGGATGCCACGCTTTGATGGAACATCACCTGCGAGGAGCCGTGTCCGGATAGATATTTTTTTGTCAGTAGATTTCGTACTGCTAGTGTAAGAGCGGATATAAGCCCTATGATCACGCCGACAAAATATTCGTTGGCAATGGTAAATTCCGGAACTAAAAACCACATCCCCACGCATACGAAGCCTGCCATAGCGATATCGGAAACTTTCAGCTTTACTTTGAAAAAGAAAGGTTCGAGTAAAACCGTCCAAATAGGATGAGTGAATAAGGTTAGGACGGCTATCGCTACGCTGGAAATTTGCGCGGACGAGAAAAACGTCACCCAGTGAGCGGCGAGAAGAACTCCTAATCCTAAAGAGATCCTGTTGTCGCGTTTGGAAGAGAAAAGGATCGGTCTTTTTCTTAAATAAAGAAGGGATCCGAGGAGAAGACTAGAAAATAAAGTTCTTCCCCAAGTGATTACGGAAGGAGAATAGGGAAGGAGATGAGAGAAGAGTACGTTCCCGCTGATAATCAATTGGGAGATTTGGAATTCTAAATAGGTTCGGAGACGATTTTCTTCCATGGAAGTTCGTCTAGTTTTGGAATACCGTAAGAAAAGAAAAGGAAATCCCTCGCGGAGATTTCCTTTTTAAAGCGGCTGTAATAATTCTTTTAACGGAATTAGTTATGCAATTTGAGTGATCGTTGAAGGGGTTTCCTTTCCGAGGCGATTGGCTCGGAAAATGCTACCGAAATCGTTAAATCTAATTCCGTATCGTCTCATCGCCGGATGAACAAAGGGCGCCACCGCTTGCCGGAGATAGAAAGGCTGATTCACTACAAAGTGATGAATTCCGTGGGTACTACCGAAATTAAAGCAGAAGAGATGCAGCGGAAGGAGAAGCCAGGAGTTTAGAACCTGAGTCTGATCATACAATCCCTTTACGTCCCCGTAATAATGCATATTGGACGAGACGATCTGAATACTAGTTTGGCGGATCCAATTAGGTATTAAGTAAACGACCGCCGAAATATTTAGGAATGTGCGGATTCCGTCCAGCCAAGCAGGTTCGCTTATCGGCTTTCCTAAATAATCGTTAATAATGTAAAACGCATTCAGGAAAAGGAAATTATACCATAGATGATAAAAGATCACGAGGTAAGGCCAGCTGGATCGAGTGATTTCTCTCCGCTTAAATTTGGGAGCTTCCTTTCTGAGTCTATGAGCTTGAAAGAGAAACGATAGATTTCCGTCGATCATCGTCAAAAGACGTTTTAGGCCGAAGTTCATTCCGTTTCCGATCAACCTCTCCTCGATATCCTCCTTATGGCCGGAGACCTTGTGATGCAGGGTATGGATCATTCTTCTATACCAGGGACTAACGGTATTTCCCCTAAAGATCCATACGACCCAAAACATAAAGTTTTGCTTTTTTAGGTTATCCTTATAATAAAGGTTATGGATCAAATCATGTTCGATTTCGTGCAACAACGACGCTAAAATTCCGTTTGCGAGGATGCAGGTCCAAGCGGGAATGAATCCGGTGATATACAAGCCGGCAAATAGCAGCATTCCGACAGCGGATCCGACGGTGATTCCCATTCCTAATCGGTCCTGGTTTTTTAAAAAAGGGAATCTTCTCCGTAGTTGTCTATCTCGGAATCGGATCCATTTCATGATCCTTTTACTTCTTTCCTTATCGGAAAGTTTTAGACCCGGTTTGGTTGGAACTATTCTTTGCGTGATTGCAGTCATCGGTTTCCTCTCCATCTTTTCGATTGAATCGAATTTAACCGATTTCTGGTCTACCGTCGTCCCAATAGATCGAATGCCACTTGATGTTTCGTCCTAAACTATAAATTACGACTGCCCGGAGGTCCGGTATTCGGAAGGAGTCTGGCCGGTGTGTTTCTGAAATGCCCTGTGGAAGGATGATTTTGTCCGAAATCCGACTTCGAATGCGATATCTAGAACGGATCGATTCCGATCCGTCCGCAAAAGTTCACAGGCTTCTCGAATCCTAAAATCGTTTACGAACGCTGCAAAGTTTTTTCCGAGTTCTTGGTTGATTAATTCGGAAACCTGATGGGTCGAGAGAGCGAGCTCGTCGGCTAAATCGGCCAAGCTTAACTCCTCGTCTCGATAGAGCCGATCTTTTTCCATAATTTGCAAAAGGGTCTCTTTGAGAGCCGCTCGGTCTAGCCCCTGCAATAAGGAACGGGAATATTTCTGGCGCGTAGCCTGCGCTACTTCTTGCAAAGCCCGAAAAAATTCCGGACGTTTATGGCCGATCAAATAGGCAAGGCAAAGGCTACAGCTCATCATCGCGGAGTTTTCCAACAGGTACAATGGATTGCGGGTAAGCAGATAAATCGCGCCTAAAACCAAATTCCAGAGAGTCGCCAAGACTAAGAAAAGAAGGATGCGAGTGGTCCATTCTTGCCGTAAAATTTCCGGACGAAAAAGATCCGAACTCTTCGTTAAAATAGCGATCACATATCCTAAGAGTAAGGTCAGAGGGACAAACAAAATCATCTCCCCGAGGGTGATTCCCGGTCGCGAGAGGAATGTCGAGATGGAAATCACCATCTGATCTTCGGAAACAAAAATGCCCAGCAGATAGATGACCCAAAATGTTAGCGGGAGAAATAAATGGATTTTACTCAGGCCAAAGTATCCGAATGATTCGGTTTCTCTTTCTACGCTTACTTGGTGAATTCCATAGAGAACGGGACCGACACAGCCTAAAGTCGGTAAATAAGCGAGAGATAGGAGCGGCATCGTCTGATAAAAGCCCGAAAGGATGGAGGCTGAGCATGCTTGGAAAATCCCAATCGAGGCAAACAGCAAGGCCAGGAGTCTATTCAGGGCGGTTTTTCGTTCGATAACGATCTGCCCTAAACACATAAGAAATCCCAGAGAAATACCGAAATGAACCATCCACCAAAGAATCGCCAACCACGGGCCGGTTTCAGGCTGGTTTCCTAGTAAATAGGATGAGTTTGGCATGCCAAGAAAGATCCGACTAGTTTGCCGAGCTGTCAAGGAATTAGAGGACAGAGGACAGAGGACAGAGGACAGAGGACAGAGGACAGAGGACAGAGGACAGAGGACAGAGGACAGAGGACAGAGGACAGAGGACAGAGGACAGAGGACAGAGGACAGAGGACAGAGGACAGATAATTATTTCTATTACCCTGACAACAATTTTTTTAAAAACGAATTATGTTGGAGCTCCTGTGCGATAGATCTTTCCTCTACCTTAGCTGCCTTTCCGACATTGAGCAGCTTCTGTCTAGCGTGAGCAAAGCGAACGCGTCTGTCCTCAGTCTTCTGTCCTCTGAAAACGAATTATGTTGGAGCGAGGTGCTACTGGATTTTCGGGGAGCGTCAGCAATTTTGTGTAAATGACGATTTTTAAAAAGATTCGTATGTTAGAATGGATCTTTCCTCTGCCTCAGAGGGTTTCCAACTAGTAGTAGCTTCTGTCTAGCGTGAGCAAAGCGAACGCGTCTGTCCTCAGTCTTCTGTCCTCTGAAAACGAATTATGTTGGAGCGAGGTGTTACTGGATTTTGGGGGAGGGTCAGCAATTTTGTGTAAATGACGATTTTTAAAAAGATTCCTATGTTAGAATGGATCTTTCCTCTGCCTCAGAGGGTTTCCAACTAGTAGTAGCTTCTGTCTAGCGTGAGCAAAGTGAACGCGTCTGTCCTCAGTCGTCTGTCCTCTGCGCGGGAGCTCCCACAAAAAAGTCTTCATAAAAAATACTTGGCAAATCCAGAGATTTATGATATAGAGCCAAGCACCCTCGCCCACGAGCCCTCCTCCGCCACCCGAAATCAGGGTGGGGGCCCACCGAATAACCCATACTAGTACGATAGTACCGCTGCCTTTCCAAAAACGTGAGGCTCCGTCCTCCATAACCTTTCCAACCTCGAGTAGCTACTGTCTTCCGTCCTCAGTCTTCTGTCCTCTGAAAGTCGCAA
The Leptospira inadai serovar Lyme str. 10 genome window above contains:
- a CDS encoding DMT family transporter, coding for MEENRLRTYLEFQISQLIISGNVLFSHLLPYSPSVITWGRTLFSSLLLGSLLYLRKRPILFSSKRDNRISLGLGVLLAAHWVTFFSSAQISSVAIAVLTLFTHPIWTVLLEPFFFKVKLKVSDIAMAGFVCVGMWFLVPEFTIANEYFVGVIIGLISALTLAVRNLLTKKYLSGHGSSQVMFHQSVASCVILSPILFLEDTFKSGQDWALVFLLGTFFTAIGHTMYIKAVFKMKVKTVGLLSTIQPVYSAVLAWLVLGEFPRKEEFLGGTLILVAAFVESFRYNRNSE
- a CDS encoding fatty acid desaturase, with translation MTAITQRIVPTKPGLKLSDKERSKRIMKWIRFRDRQLRRRFPFLKNQDRLGMGITVGSAVGMLLFAGLYITGFIPAWTCILANGILASLLHEIEHDLIHNLYYKDNLKKQNFMFWVVWIFRGNTVSPWYRRMIHTLHHKVSGHKEDIEERLIGNGMNFGLKRLLTMIDGNLSFLFQAHRLRKEAPKFKRREITRSSWPYLVIFYHLWYNFLFLNAFYIINDYLGKPISEPAWLDGIRTFLNISAVVYLIPNWIRQTSIQIVSSNMHYYGDVKGLYDQTQVLNSWLLLPLHLFCFNFGSTHGIHHFVVNQPFYLRQAVAPFVHPAMRRYGIRFNDFGSIFRANRLGKETPSTITQIA
- a CDS encoding helix-turn-helix domain-containing protein; amino-acid sequence: MPNSSYLLGNQPETGPWLAILWWMVHFGISLGFLMCLGQIVIERKTALNRLLALLFASIGIFQACSASILSGFYQTMPLLSLAYLPTLGCVGPVLYGIHQVSVERETESFGYFGLSKIHLFLPLTFWVIYLLGIFVSEDQMVISISTFLSRPGITLGEMILFVPLTLLLGYVIAILTKSSDLFRPEILRQEWTTRILLFLVLATLWNLVLGAIYLLTRNPLYLLENSAMMSCSLCLAYLIGHKRPEFFRALQEVAQATRQKYSRSLLQGLDRAALKETLLQIMEKDRLYRDEELSLADLADELALSTHQVSELINQELGKNFAAFVNDFRIREACELLRTDRNRSVLDIAFEVGFRTKSSFHRAFQKHTGQTPSEYRTSGQS